A genomic segment from Lasioglossum baleicum chromosome 5, iyLasBale1, whole genome shotgun sequence encodes:
- the LOC143209111 gene encoding uncharacterized protein LOC143209111, translated as MIEKNEDNTDNDSNLDRRKLISDKKTFLEKHFLEVQKEIKVSFAQLAQSLYAREKQLLRQSEALYRQQISLALSNPEILPPSITILDDRNTLEEQIKQFGRIELIGSNSTAITDLEPYKIQEYQDINKDHVSFDKSVKGSEDISTNGKMEAPSTAEDRKVENITNGMKTFCIEYLTENTSEVSNLQDKQSEGSLSLSPKLDTEFRNNDFNFQNANTEQQDDGKSFRNSGRNIMEEQQNSHGLPEQVQQWLDQIVLETETEPTIHEVKKHLK; from the exons ACCGACAACGACAGCAATCTTGATAGAAGAAAATTAATATCTGacaagaaaacatttttggagAAACACTTCCTTGAG GTCCAAAAGGAAATCAAAGTCTCCTTCGCACAACTGGCACAGTCGTTATACGCAAGAGAGAAACAACTTTTACGTCAGTCGGAAGCACTCTACAGACAACAAATATCTTTGGCATTGTCGAATCCTGAAATTCTACCTCCATCTATAACAATATTAGATGACAGGAATACTCTGGAAGAACAGATTAAACAATTTGGAAGAATAGAATTGATAGGTTCTAATTCAACGGCGATCACCGATTTAGAACCGTATAAGATTCAGGAATATCAAGACATTAATAAAGatcatgtcagtttcgacaaaTCCGTTAAAGGTTCAGAGGATATTTCCACCAATGGCAAGATGGAAGCGCCTTCTACGGCAGAAGATAGAAAAGTGGAAAATATTACCAATGGAATGAAAACTTTTTGCATAGAATATCTAACGGAAAATACCAGCGAGGTTTCTAATCTTCAAGACAAACAATCCGAAGGAAGCTTGAGCCTATCTCCGAAGCTAGACACAGAGTTCAGGAATAatgatttcaattttcaaaatgccAATACAGAGCAGCAAGATGACGGCAAAAGTTTTAGAAATTCTGGAAGAAATATTATGGAAGAGCAGCAAAATTCTCATGGACTGCCGGAGCAGGTTCAACAGTGGTTGGACCAGATAGTTTTGGAAACGGAAACAGAGCCAACTATTCACGAAGTAAAAAAGCACTTGAAATAA